TTTTAGAGTGGTAATAATGAAAACAAATAACTATATTTGCCACTTTAATAAGTAATAGTAAGCATGAAAGAATTTGTAATATCCGAAGCGCAGGCCGAAACAGCTGTACTTGTGGCTCTTATCACTAAAACGCAAGACGAAAGAAAGACGAATGAATACCTTGATGAATTGGCTTTTTTAGCTGAAACAGCTGGGGCAGATATCGTTGGAAAATTTACTCAGCGTTTAGATATGGCGAATTCAGTGACATATGTGGGTAAAGGTAAATTGCAAGAAATAAAAAACTATGTCGCTGAGAATGAAATAGGAATGGTTATTTTTGACGATGAGCTTTCGGCTAAGCAATTACGAAATATTGAAGCTGAACTTCAAGTGAAAATTTTAGATCGTACTTCTTTGATACTTGATATTTTTGCTATGCGCGCACAGACTGCGAATGCTAAAACACAAGTAGAGTTAGCTCAGTATAAATATATGTTGCCTCGATTAACACGTTTGTGGACTCACTTAGAGCGACAAAGTGGTGGATCTGGAGGTGGTAAAGGAGGGTCAGTGGGACTTCGTGGACCAGGTGAAACTCAGCTTGAAATGGATAGGCGTATTATTCTAAACCGTATGTCTCTTTTAAAGGCGCAATTACTTGAAATTGATAAGCAAAAAGCCACTCAAAGAAAGAATCGCGGTCGAATGATTCGCGTGGCTCTTGTTGGTTATACTAACGTAGGTAAATCTACATTAATGAATCTTTTAGCAAAGAGTGAAGTCTTTGCAGAAAATAAACTTTTTGCCACTCTGGATACTACTGTAAGGAAAGTTATTATTGAAAATTTGCCTTTCCTATTATCTGATACTGTAGGTTTTATTCGCAAATTACCGACTGATCTTGTAGAATCTTTTAAGTCGACATTGGATGAGGTACGTGAAGCTGATTTATTGTTGCATGTTGTTGATATTTCTCATCCTGCTTTTGAAGAACAAATAGAAGTTGTGAATAAAACTTTGGCCGAAATTGATGGTGGAGGTAAACCTTGTATCTTGATTTTTAATAAAGTGGACGCATATACTTATATAGAAAAAGCTTCTGACGACCTTACCCCCCGAACAAAAGAAAACTTAACACTCGAAGAATTGATGAAGACGTGGATGGCAAAGATGGAAGACAATTGCTTGTTTATCTCTGCTCGCGAAAAGATCAATATAGAGGAATTTAAGAGTGTGGTTTATGAAAAAGTAAAAGCTCTGCATGTACAACGTTTTCCTTATAATGATTTTCTTTATCAAAATTACGATAACGGAGAAGAATAATTGATAGATAAAGAAAATAAAATGAAAACTTATCGTAATCTGACTGAAGATGAAATTCTTCGGTTAAAGAGCCAATCATGCGTGGCTGATGATTGGGGAAATGTTTTGGTATCAGGAGATTTTGATACCTCTTATGTACATCATACACGCTTTTCGGGAGAAATAAAGTTGGGTGTTTTTCAGACTTGTTTCTCTTTGCCTGGTGGAATGAAAAAACATTCCGGCCTGCGTCATGTAACCTTGCATAATGTAACGTTGGGGGATAATTGTTGCATTGAAAATATTCAGAACTACATTGCTAATTACGAAATAGGTGATGATACATTTATTGAGAATGTAGATATTATCTTAGTAGATGGAATGTCTAAATTTGGTAATGGAGTGGAAGTTGCTGTACTCAATGAAACTGGGGGAAGAGAAGTTCTTATCAGTGATAAACTTTCTGCTCATCAAGCTTATATTCAGGCGCTTTATCGCCATCGTCCAGAGCTCATTTGTAGAATGAAAAAAATTACTGATGAATATTCTAATGAGCATGCTTCTTCCCGAGGTAGTATTGGTAATGGAGTAATGATTCTTAATACTGGTTCTATTAAGAATGTAAAAATAGGTAATTGTTGTCATATTGAAGGTACCTGTCGTTTGCTAAATGGAAGTATAAATAGTTGTACGGCGGCTTCTGTATTTATTGGATATGGGGTAATCTGTGAAGACTTTATAATTTCATCAGGTTCCCATATCGATGATGGTACAATACTAAATCGCTGTTTTGTAGGTCAGGCTTGTCAGTTAGGGCATAATTACTCTGCGTCTGATTCTTTATTTTTTAGCAATTGTCAGGGGGAAAATGGTGAAGCTTGTGCTATTTTTGCAGGTCCTTTTACGGTTACCCATCACAAATCTACTTTGTTAATTGCAGGTATGTTTTCCTTTATGAACGCTGGTTCAGGTTCCAACCAAAGTAATCATATGTATAAGCTAGGTCCTATTCATCAGGGGACTTTGGAGCGTGGAGCTAAGACTACTTCGGACTCGTATATTCTTTGGCCTGCAAGAGTGGGAGCTTTCTCTTTAGTAATGGGACGTCATGTGAATCATGCTGACACATCTAATTTACCATTTTCTTATTTAATAGAACAAGGGAATACTACTTATTTGGTCCCAGGAGTAAATTTACGTAGTGTTGGAACTATTCGTGATGCCCAAAAATGGCCGAAGAGAGATAAGCGGAAGGACCCTGAGAAACTTGATTGCATTAATTATAATCTATTGAGTCCTTATACGATTCAAAAAATGTTTGGAGGACACTCTATTTTAAAGGAGCTCAAGAGAGTTTCTGGCGAAACTTCTGAATTATATTCCTATCAAAGTGCAAAAATAAAATCTTCTTCTCTTAATGGAGGCATTAAATACTATGAGATAGCGATACATAAGTTTTTAGGAAATTCTATTATCAAGCGTTTAGAAGGTATTAATTTTCAAAGTAATGAGGAAATACGTGAACGTTTAAAGCCTGATACAACGGTAGGCTTAGGAGAATGGGTTGATCTATCAGGGCTAATTGTTCCTAAGAGTGAAGTAGATAGGCTGATTTTTGATATTGAAAATGGTAATATCAATAAATTGGAAGAGATAAATATTCGTTTTAATGAGATGCATAAAAGCTATTACACGTATGAATGGACTTGGGCGTATAATAGAATTCAAGAATTTTATGGGTTAGATCCTGAGGCTATCACAGCTCAAGATTTGATGGAGATAGTGGCTATTTGGAAAGATTCAGTTGTAGGATTGGATCATATGGTTTATGATGATGCTCGTAAGGAATTCTCTCTTTCTGCAATGACTGGATTTGGAGTGGATGGCTCTCAAGATGAAAGAAAATTAGATTTCGAACAAGTGCGCGGAGATTTTGAAAATAATCCTTTTGTTACTGCTGTTCTGAAACATATTGATGAAAAAACGGCGCTAGGCGATGAGTTAATTAATCGTATAGGTCAGTTAGTTTAGAGTATCTCTTTTTTAATTACTTATTTTATAGTTTTAAGAAGATATTTGTTTTATTCCTTAGGTTTAATTATCCTTTTCATACTCAAAAAAATGAATCTAACCGGTATTTTCTGCCCTGAAAAAAGTACTTTTGTACCACTAACTAACATTACGTAATAATATAAAAGATATGGCAACACCTCCTTTTAAGTATCAAGCTCCATTCCCAATGGGGAAAGATACGACTGAGTATTATTTGCTTACTAAAGATTATGTATCAGTAAGCGAGTTTGAAGGAAAAGAAATTCTGAAAGTAGAAGCTGAAGGTCTTACTCAAATGGCTAATGCAGCTTTTCGTGATGTAGCTTTTATGCTTCGTCCTGAACATCAAAAGCAAGTAGCAAAGATTTTAGCAGACCCTGAAGCAAGTGAGAATGATAAATTTGTAGCACTTACTTTTCTTCGTAATGCCGAAGTATCTGCAAAAGGAAAACTTCCTTTTTGCCAAGATACAGGTACTGCGATTGTTGTAGGTAAGAAAGGACAGCAAGTTTGGACTGATGGTTGTGATGAAGAAGCACTGTCTAAAGGCGTATACAAAACATATACAGAAGAGAATCTACGTTATTCTCAAAATGTACCTTTGGATATGTATAATGAAAAAAACACAGGATGTAATCTTCCTGCTCAAATAGATCTTTATGCAGTGCAAGGACCTGAATATAAGTTCTTATGCATCTCTAAAGGTGGTGGTTCTGCTAATAAAACATACTTGTTTCAAGAAACAAAAGCTTTGCTTACTCCCGAAAAGTTGGTGCCGTTCTTGGTTGAAAAGATGAAAACTCTTGGTACGGCTGCTTGCCCTCCTTATCATATTGCTTTCGTTATAGGTGGAACATCAGCTGAAACTAATTTGAAAACGGTGAAACTGGCATCTGCAAAATACTATGACTCTTTACCTACTGAAGGGAATGAGGGAGGTCAGGCTTTCCGCGATATAGAATTAGAAAAGCAAGTTCTTTTTGAGGCTCAAAAAATGGGCTTAGGTGCTCAGTTTGGAGGAAAATATTTTGCACATGATGTGCGCATCATTCGTATGCCTCGCCATGGAGCTTCTTGTCCTGTAGGTATGGGAGTTTCTTGCTCAGCCGATAGAAATATTAAATGCAAGATAAATAAAGATGGTATATGGATTGAAAAACTAGAGGACAATCCTGGAAAATATATTCCTGAGGAACTTCGTCAAGCAGGTGAAGGTGAAGCGGTAAAAATCAACTTGAATCAGCCTATGCCTGACATTTTGAAAGAGCTGACTAAATATCCTGTTTCTACTCGTTTATCACTTAATGGAACGATTATAGTAGGTCGTGATATTGCTCATGCGAAATTGAAAGAGCGTTTGGATAAGGGGGAAGATTTACCACAATATATTAAAGATCATCCTATTTATTATGCAGGTCCGGCTAAAACTCCTACAGGTATGGCTTGTGGCTCTATGGGACCTACCACAGCAGGCCGTATGGACTCATATGTTGATCTTTTCCAAAGTCATGGAGGTAGCATGATCATGCTTGCTAAGGGTAATCGTAGCCAGCAGGTTACTGATGCTTGTCACAAGCATGGAGGATTCTATCTTGGCAGTATTGGTGGTCCGGCAGCTATTCTGGCTCAGAACAATATAAAGAACATTGAATGCATGGAATACCCTGAATTAGGGATGGAGGCTATATGGAAAATTGAAGTTGAGAATTTCCCCGCGTTTATTTTAGTGGATGATAAAGGAAATGACTTTTTCAAACAAATAAAGCCTGTTTGTGTAACTGAATGTAAGTAGGACTTTTATAAAAAATATGAATATGTGAGGGTGTTTCAATATTAAAGCACTCATTCTAAAAAGTTACAGATCGTAACTAACAAAGATAAAAGAGCCATATTAAACTCTGTTTTTGAGTAATGATATGGCTCTTTTTATTGCCAACCTTTTTTTATATAAGGGCACTGATTTCACAAAGCTATAGAGCTTTGTGATTCTTCTTTTTTGATAAACTCTTGCTTTTTACTACTGAGGGCTAGATTTGGTGATATATTTTAATACTTGTAGTAAGTTACGAGTTTTTTTCAGTTTCCATTTGAGCTTTTGATTTACTTCGGGTTACGATATAAACTCCTGTAAAGACAAGTGCAATGGCTATCCCTTTTTGCCACCCAAAGGTGTCCATACCTACAGCAACTGCTGCTATAGAAGCTATTATAGGTTGTACGTAATTATACATACTAACCAAAGTCGGACGCAAGATTTTTTGTCCGGTCATGGTGAGTAAATAAGCTAAAAAGGTAGCGCAAAGTGCCACGTAACCTATCTGCAAAATCATATTGATTGGAATGGTTGTGAAATTGATACTGGATACGTCGTTATAAGAAAATGGTATAAAGCACATCGAAGCATATATAAATAGCCATTTGCTGATAGTAACAGGAGAATATTTGATGATCAGATTTCTGAATACGGTTAGATATATTGCAAAACTTAATTGTGCTGTTAAGCAAAATAAGTCGCCTACAATATTACCGGAGCGTCCATCGGTTGAAATTTGGCTACTTAGAATTAACGTTAGTGCTCCCATAGCACCAATAAAAATACCTAATACTTTTTTGTTTGTGATAGGTTCCCTTAAATAGATGGCTGCAACAATCATTGTAATAATCGGGGTGGTTGTCGTTACAATGGAGGCATCTATTGGTGAAGTTAGTGATAGCCCGAAGATAAATGATCCTTGATTAAACACAACTCCAAATAATGCAGCGAAAAAGAGTTTTAATAGATCTTTGCTCTCCACTTTTTCTTTAGGGCAAAAAAACGATAATATCCAGAAAGCAATTGCAGCGCCAACCATTCGGAAAGTGGTCACTGAAAGAGGTGAAAATTCTGCTAATACAGATTTCCCTATTGGTGCGTTTAGTCCC
This is a stretch of genomic DNA from uncultured Bacteroides sp.. It encodes these proteins:
- the hflX gene encoding GTPase HflX — protein: MKEFVISEAQAETAVLVALITKTQDERKTNEYLDELAFLAETAGADIVGKFTQRLDMANSVTYVGKGKLQEIKNYVAENEIGMVIFDDELSAKQLRNIEAELQVKILDRTSLILDIFAMRAQTANAKTQVELAQYKYMLPRLTRLWTHLERQSGGSGGGKGGSVGLRGPGETQLEMDRRIILNRMSLLKAQLLEIDKQKATQRKNRGRMIRVALVGYTNVGKSTLMNLLAKSEVFAENKLFATLDTTVRKVIIENLPFLLSDTVGFIRKLPTDLVESFKSTLDEVREADLLLHVVDISHPAFEEQIEVVNKTLAEIDGGGKPCILIFNKVDAYTYIEKASDDLTPRTKENLTLEELMKTWMAKMEDNCLFISAREKINIEEFKSVVYEKVKALHVQRFPYNDFLYQNYDNGEE
- a CDS encoding DUF4954 family protein; the protein is MKTYRNLTEDEILRLKSQSCVADDWGNVLVSGDFDTSYVHHTRFSGEIKLGVFQTCFSLPGGMKKHSGLRHVTLHNVTLGDNCCIENIQNYIANYEIGDDTFIENVDIILVDGMSKFGNGVEVAVLNETGGREVLISDKLSAHQAYIQALYRHRPELICRMKKITDEYSNEHASSRGSIGNGVMILNTGSIKNVKIGNCCHIEGTCRLLNGSINSCTAASVFIGYGVICEDFIISSGSHIDDGTILNRCFVGQACQLGHNYSASDSLFFSNCQGENGEACAIFAGPFTVTHHKSTLLIAGMFSFMNAGSGSNQSNHMYKLGPIHQGTLERGAKTTSDSYILWPARVGAFSLVMGRHVNHADTSNLPFSYLIEQGNTTYLVPGVNLRSVGTIRDAQKWPKRDKRKDPEKLDCINYNLLSPYTIQKMFGGHSILKELKRVSGETSELYSYQSAKIKSSSLNGGIKYYEIAIHKFLGNSIIKRLEGINFQSNEEIRERLKPDTTVGLGEWVDLSGLIVPKSEVDRLIFDIENGNINKLEEINIRFNEMHKSYYTYEWTWAYNRIQEFYGLDPEAITAQDLMEIVAIWKDSVVGLDHMVYDDARKEFSLSAMTGFGVDGSQDERKLDFEQVRGDFENNPFVTAVLKHIDEKTALGDELINRIGQLV
- a CDS encoding fumarate hydratase; the protein is MATPPFKYQAPFPMGKDTTEYYLLTKDYVSVSEFEGKEILKVEAEGLTQMANAAFRDVAFMLRPEHQKQVAKILADPEASENDKFVALTFLRNAEVSAKGKLPFCQDTGTAIVVGKKGQQVWTDGCDEEALSKGVYKTYTEENLRYSQNVPLDMYNEKNTGCNLPAQIDLYAVQGPEYKFLCISKGGGSANKTYLFQETKALLTPEKLVPFLVEKMKTLGTAACPPYHIAFVIGGTSAETNLKTVKLASAKYYDSLPTEGNEGGQAFRDIELEKQVLFEAQKMGLGAQFGGKYFAHDVRIIRMPRHGASCPVGMGVSCSADRNIKCKINKDGIWIEKLEDNPGKYIPEELRQAGEGEAVKINLNQPMPDILKELTKYPVSTRLSLNGTIIVGRDIAHAKLKERLDKGEDLPQYIKDHPIYYAGPAKTPTGMACGSMGPTTAGRMDSYVDLFQSHGGSMIMLAKGNRSQQVTDACHKHGGFYLGSIGGPAAILAQNNIKNIECMEYPELGMEAIWKIEVENFPAFILVDDKGNDFFKQIKPVCVTECK
- a CDS encoding DMT family transporter translates to MVNDKNLKGHAAMFVANMMWGLNAPIGKSVLAEFSPLSVTTFRMVGAAIAFWILSFFCPKEKVESKDLLKLFFAALFGVVFNQGSFIFGLSLTSPIDASIVTTTTPIITMIVAAIYLREPITNKKVLGIFIGAMGALTLILSSQISTDGRSGNIVGDLFCLTAQLSFAIYLTVFRNLIIKYSPVTISKWLFIYASMCFIPFSYNDVSSINFTTIPINMILQIGYVALCATFLAYLLTMTGQKILRPTLVSMYNYVQPIIASIAAVAVGMDTFGWQKGIAIALVFTGVYIVTRSKSKAQMETEKNS